A genomic window from Zalophus californianus isolate mZalCal1 chromosome 13, mZalCal1.pri.v2, whole genome shotgun sequence includes:
- the ZDHHC12 gene encoding probable palmitoyltransferase ZDHHC12 isoform X1, giving the protein MAPWALLSPGVLVRTGHTVLTWGITLVLFLHDTALRQWEEQGELLLPLTFLLLVLASLLLYLAVSLMDPGYVNVQPQPQEEVKEEQTAMVPQAIPLRRCRYCLVLQPLRARHCRECRRCVRRYDHHCPWMENCVGERNHPLFVAYLALQLVVLLWGLYLAWWVPLPPGVWGEGRSMHLQGGESQDSLLVASDLLPNGLPPPLPGAPWGTPAVPPRCSPSLSCPAGLASISPSLGGYGCGPVGCSLPPSCCSPSSLWRPACSSPHTSTWWPATPPPGSSSPRTALPTSASAPATPLTAA; this is encoded by the exons ATGGCGCCGTGGGCGCTCCTCAGCCCTGGGGTCCTGGTGCGGACCGGGCACACTGTGCTGACCTGGGGGATCACGCTGGTGCTCTTCCTGCACGATACCG CGCTGCGGCAGTGggaagagcagggggagctgctCCTGCCCCTTACCTTCCTGCTCCTCGTGCTGGCCTCCCTGCTGCTCTACCTGGCCGTGTCGCTCATGGACCCGGGCTATGTGAatgtccagccccagccccag GAGGAGGTCAAGGAGGAGCAGACAGCCATGGTTCCTCAAGCCATCCCCCTTCGGCGCTGCAGATACTGCCTGGTGCTG CAGCCCCTGCGGGCCCGGCACTGCCGCGAGTGTCGGCGCTGCGTGCGCCGCTACGACCACCACTGCCCCTGGATGGAGAACTGCGTGGGGGAGCGCAACCACCCGCTCTTCGTGGCCTACCTGGCGCTGCAGCTGGTGGTGCTTCTGTGGGGCCTGTACCTGGCATGGTGGGTGCCACTGCCGCCCGGGGTATGGGGGGAGGGCCGCAGCATGCACCTGCAAGGTGGAGAGAGCCAGGACTCCCTCTTGGTGGCCTCGGACCTTCTCCCAAAtggcctgcccccccccctccccggggctcCCTGGGGCACCCCTGCCGTCCCCCCACGTTGCTCCCCATCTCTGTCCTGCCCTGCAGGTCTGGCCTCCATTTCTCCCAGCCTTGGGGGCTATGGCTGCGGTCCAGTGGGCTGCTCTTTGCCACCttcctgctgctctccctcttctctttggCGGCCAGCCTGCTCCTCGCCTCACACCTCTACCTGGTGGCCAGCAACACCACCACCTGGGAGTTCATCTCCTCGCACCGCATTGCCTACCTCCGCCAGCGCCCCAGCAACCCCTTTGACCGCGGCCTGA
- the PKN3 gene encoding LOW QUALITY PROTEIN: serine/threonine-protein kinase N3 (The sequence of the model RefSeq protein was modified relative to this genomic sequence to represent the inferred CDS: inserted 2 bases in 2 codons; deleted 5 bases in 5 codons; substituted 1 base at 1 genomic stop codon), whose amino-acid sequence MEEGVPRQPGAQQRPPEDEKEVIRRAIQKELKIKEGVENLRRVATDRRHLGHVQQLLRSSNRRLEQLHGELRALHARILLPGPGPGLAEPVAAGPQPPAAQPRARHLEALQRQLQVELKVKQGAENMTHTYANGTPKERKLLAAAQQMLRDSQLKVALLRMKISSLEASGHGPEGXPLLPGPELLAEELRHRLCIEAAVAEGAKNVVKLLGGRRTQDRKALAEAQAQLQESSQKLDLLRLALEQLLEGLPPAHPLRGRVARELRTAGSGNPQPSGVLVKPTAIAGTLEVHLLGCEQLLTAVPGRSPAVALAGSPSQGWLRGRAKPQRXGGDLATEVLAVLKVDNRVVGQTGWGPVAKQSWDQTFIVPLERARELEIGVRXRDWRQLCGVAFLRLEDFLDNACHQLSLSLVPQGLLFAQVTFCDPVFERRPRLQRQKRIFSKRRGQDFLRASQMNLSMTAWGRLVMSLLPPCSSPNTISPPKVCPQSPATPRGATDSASPSNFPPKKSPLGEETRPPPKPPRLYLPREPTPEEIPRTKRPHMEPRTRLGPPRPTSATRKPPRLQDFRCLAVLGRGHFGKVLLVQFKGTGKYYAIKALKKQEVLSRDEMESLYCEKRILEAVGRTGHPFLLSLLACFQTSSHACFVTEFAPGGDLMMQIHEDVFPEPQAQFYLACVVLGLQFLHEKKIIYRDLKLDNLLLDAQGFLKIADFGLCKEGIGFGDRTSTFCGTPEFLAPEVLTQEAYTRAVDWWGLGVLLYEMLVGECPFPGDTEEEVFDCIVNADAPYPRFLSVQGLELIQKLLQKCPEQRLGAGEQDAEEIKTQPFFRTTDWQALLARTVRPPFLPTLCGPTDLRYFEGEFTGLPPALTPPDPRCPLTARQQAAFRDFDFVSEGFLGP is encoded by the exons ATGGAGGAGGGGGTGCCGCGGCAG CCTGGGGCCCAGCAGCGGCCCCCGGAGGATGAGAAAGAGGTGATCCGCCGGGCCATCCAGAAGGAGCTGAAAATCAAGGAGGGTGTAGAGAACCTGCGGAGGGTAGCCACAGATCGCCGCCACCTGGGCCACGTGCAGCAACTCCTGCGCTCCTCCAACCGCCGCCTGGAGCAGCTACACGGAGAGCTGAGGGCACTGCATGCGCGCATCCTGCTG CCCGGCCCTGGACCCGGCCTGGCCG AACCTGTGGCTGCGGGCCCCCAGCCACCTGCAGCGCAGCCCAGGGCTCGGCACCTCGAGGCTCTCCAGAGGCAGCTGCAGGTGGAGCTGAAGGTGAAGCAGGGGGCAGAGAATATGACA CACACGTATGCCAACGGCACGCCCAAG GAGAGGAAGCTTCTGGCAGCTGCCCAGCAGATGCTGCGGGACAGCCAGCTGAAGGTAGCCCTGCTGCGGATGAAGATCAGCAGCCTGGAAGCCAGTG GGCATGGGCCTGAGGGCTGACCCCTCCTCCCAGGTCCCGAGCTGCTGGCAGAGGAGCTAAGACATCGGCTATGCATCGAGGCTGCCGTGGCCGAGGGTGCCAAGAACGTGGTGAAGCTGCTGGGTGGACGGCGAACACAAGACCGGAAGGCGCTGGCCGAG GCTCAGGCCCAGCTGCAGGAGTCCTCCCAGAAACTGGACCTCCTGCGGCTGGCCTTGGAGCAGCTGCTGGAGGGACTGCCTCCCGCTCATCCTCTGCGCGGCCGAGTGGCCCGGGAGCTGCGGACCGCTGGGTCTGGGAACCCCCAGCCTTCGGGGGTGCTTGTGAAGCCCACTGCCAT CGCAGGGACGCTGGAGGTCCACCTCCTGGGCTGTGAGCAACTGCTGACAGCCGTGCCTGGACGGTCCCCGGCGGTGGCACTGGCCGGGagcccctcccagggctggctCCGGGGCCGGGCCAAGCCGCAGC GTGGAGGAGATCTGGCCA CTGAAGTGCTGGCTGTACTGAAGGTGGACAATCGTGTCGTGGGCCAGACTGGCTGGGGGCCGGTGGCCAAGCAGTCCTGGGACCAGACCTTTATTGTC CCCCTGGAGCGG GCCCGGGAGCTGGAGATCGGGGTGC TGCGGGACTGGAGGCAGCTGTGCGGCGTGGCCTTCCTGCGGCTGGAGGACTTCCTGGACAATGCCTGTCACCAGCTCTCCCTCAGCCTGGTGCCCCAGGGACTGCTCTttgcccag GTGACCTTCTGTGACCCTGTCTTTGAGAGGAGGCCCCGGCTGCAGAGGCAGAAACGCATTTTCTCTAAACGCAGAG GTCAGGACTTCCTGAGGGCTTCGCAGATGAACCTCAGCATGACGGCCTGGGGACGCTTGGTCATGAGCCTGCTGCCCCCCTGCAGCTCCCCAAACACGATCAGCCCCCCCAAAGTGTGCCCCCAGAGCCCGGCCACACCCCGGGGAGCTACTGACTCTGCCTCGCCCAG TAATTTCCCACCCAAGAAGAGCCCCCTGGGAGAAGAGACGAGGCCCCCGCCCAAGCCCCCACGCCTCTACCTGCCCCGGGAGCCGACCCCCGAGGAGATCCCG CGCACCAAACGCCCCCACATGGAGCCCAGGACGCGACTCGGGCCGCCTCGTCCCACCTCAGCCACCAG GAAACCCCCCCGGCTTCAGGACTTCCGCTGCTTGGCCGTGCTGGGCCGG GGACACTTCGGAAAG GTCCTCCTGGTCCAGTTCAAGGGGACGGGGAAATATTACGCCATCAAAGCGCTCAAGAAGCAGGAGGTGCTGAGCCGGGACGAGATGGAGAG CCTGTATTGCGAGAAACGCATCCTGGAGGCCGTGGGCCGCACGGGGCAccccttcctgctctccctccttgcCTGCTTCCAGACCTCTAGCCACGCCTGCTTCGTGACCGAGTTTGCACCCGGTGGTGACCTCATGATGCAGATCCACGAGGACGTCttccctgagccccaggccca GTTCTACCTGGCCTGTGTGGTCCTCGGGTTGCAGTTCTTACATGAGAAAAAGATCATTTACAG GGACCTGAAGTTGGATAACCTTCTGCTGGATGCCCAGGGTTTCCTGAAGATCGCAGACTTTGGGCTGTGTAAGGAAG GGATCGGCTTTGGGGACCGGACAAGCACCTTCTGCGGCACCCCAGAGTTCCTGGCCCCGGAAGTGCTGACCCAGGAGGCCTACACACGGGCTGTG GACTGGTGGGGGTTGGGTGTGCTGCTCTATGAGATGCTGGTGGGCGAG TGCCCATTCCCCGGGGACACAGAGGAGGAGGTATTTGACTGCATCGTCAACGCGGATGCCCCATATCCCCGCTTTCTGTCGGTGCAAGGTCTCGAGCTCATTCAGAAG CTCCTGCAGAAGTGCCCGGAGCAGCGCCTGGGAGCGGGTGAGCAGGATGCGGAGGAGATCAAGACCCAGCCTTTCTTCAGG ACCACCGACTGGCAGGCCCTGCTTGCCCGCACCGTCCGGCCCCCCTTCCTGCCCACGCTCTGTGGCCCTACGGACCTGCGCTACTTCGAGGGCGAGTTCACGGGGCTGCCGCCGGCCCTGACCCCGCCTGACCCGCGCTGCCCCCTGACCGCCCGCCAGCAGGCCGCCTTCCGAGACTTCGACTTTGTGTCAGAAGGATTCCTGGGGCCCTGA
- the ZDHHC12 gene encoding probable palmitoyltransferase ZDHHC12 isoform X2, whose product MAPWALLSPGVLVRTGHTVLTWGITLVLFLHDTALRQWEEQGELLLPLTFLLLVLASLLLYLAVSLMDPGYVNVQPQPQEEVKEEQTAMVPQAIPLRRCRYCLVLQPLRARHCRECRRCVRRYDHHCPWMENCVGERNHPLFVAYLALQLVVLLWGLYLAWSGLHFSQPWGLWLRSSGLLFATFLLLSLFSLAASLLLASHLYLVASNTTTWEFISSHRIAYLRQRPSNPFDRGLTRNLAHFFCGWPSGSWETLWAEGEDEEEEGRSQAV is encoded by the exons ATGGCGCCGTGGGCGCTCCTCAGCCCTGGGGTCCTGGTGCGGACCGGGCACACTGTGCTGACCTGGGGGATCACGCTGGTGCTCTTCCTGCACGATACCG CGCTGCGGCAGTGggaagagcagggggagctgctCCTGCCCCTTACCTTCCTGCTCCTCGTGCTGGCCTCCCTGCTGCTCTACCTGGCCGTGTCGCTCATGGACCCGGGCTATGTGAatgtccagccccagccccag GAGGAGGTCAAGGAGGAGCAGACAGCCATGGTTCCTCAAGCCATCCCCCTTCGGCGCTGCAGATACTGCCTGGTGCTG CAGCCCCTGCGGGCCCGGCACTGCCGCGAGTGTCGGCGCTGCGTGCGCCGCTACGACCACCACTGCCCCTGGATGGAGAACTGCGTGGGGGAGCGCAACCACCCGCTCTTCGTGGCCTACCTGGCGCTGCAGCTGGTGGTGCTTCTGTGGGGCCTGTACCTGGCATG GTCTGGCCTCCATTTCTCCCAGCCTTGGGGGCTATGGCTGCGGTCCAGTGGGCTGCTCTTTGCCACCttcctgctgctctccctcttctctttggCGGCCAGCCTGCTCCTCGCCTCACACCTCTACCTGGTGGCCAGCAACACCACCACCTGGGAGTTCATCTCCTCGCACCGCATTGCCTACCTCCGCCAGCGCCCCAGCAACCCCTTTGACCGCGGCCTGACCCGCAACCTGGCCCACTTCTTCTGCGGATggccctcagggtcctgggagactCTCTGGGCCGAGGgagaggacgaggaggaggagggcaggagccaggcTGTTTAG
- the SET gene encoding protein SET isoform X1: MSAPAAKVSKKELNSNHDGADETSEKEQQEAIEHIDEVQNEIDRLNEQASEEILKVEQKYNKLRQPFFQKRSELIAKIPNFWVTTFVNHPQVSALLGEEDEEALHYLTRVEVTEFEDIKSGYRIDFYFDENPYFENKVLSKEFHLNESGDPSSKSTEIKWKSGKDLTKRSSQTQNKASRKRQHEEPESFFTWFTDHSDAGADELGEVIKDDIWPNPLQYYLVPDMDDEEGEGEEDDDDEEEEGLEDIDEEGDEDEGEEDEDDDEGEEGEEDEGEDD; this comes from the exons ATGTCGGCGCCGGCGGCCAAAGTCAGTAAAAAGGAGCTCAACTCCAACCACGACGGGGCCGACGAGACCTCAG aaaaagaacagcaagaagCAATTGAACATATTGATGaagtacaaaatgaaatagaCAG aCTTAATGAACAAGCCAGTGAGGAGATTTTGAAAGTagaacagaaatataacaaactCCGCCAACCATTTTTTCAGAAGAGGTCGGAATTGATCGCCAAAATCCCCAATTTTTGGGTAACAACATTTGTCAACCATCCACAAG TGTCTGCACTGCTTGGGGAGGAGGATGAAGAGGCGCTGCATTATTTGACAAGAGTTGAAGTGACAGAATTTGAAGATATTAAATCAGGTTACAGAATAGATTTT tattttgATGAAAACCCTTACTTCGAAAATAAAGTTCTCTCCAAAGAATTTCATCTGAATGAGAGTGGTGATCCATCTTCAAAGTCCACCGAAATCAAATGGAAATCTGGAAAG GATTTGACGAAACGTTCAAGTCAAACACAGAATAAAGCCAGCAGGAAGAGACAGCATGAGGAACCAGAGAGCTTCTTCACCTGGTTTACTGACCATTCTGATGCAGGTGCAGATGAGTTAGGAGAGGTCATCAAAGATGATATTTGGCCAAATCCGTTACAGTACTACTTG GTTCCCGATATGGATgatgaagaaggggaaggagaagaagatgatgatgatgaagaagaagaaggattgGAAGACATCGATGAAGAAGGAGATGAGGATGAAggtgaagaagatgaagatgatgatgagggggaggaaggagag GAGGATGAAGGAGAAGATGACTAA
- the ZDHHC12 gene encoding probable palmitoyltransferase ZDHHC12 isoform X4: MAPWALLSPGVLVRTGHTVLTWGITLVLFLHDTAPASLSFSGLSSAAAVGRAGGAAPAPYLPAPRAGLPAALPGRVAHGPGLCECPAPAPGGGQGGADSHGSSSHPPSALQILPGAAAPAGPALPRVSALRAPLRPPLPLDGELRGGAQPPALRGLPGAAAGGASVGPVPGMVWPPFLPALGAMAAVQWAALCHLPAALPLLFGGQPAPRLTPLPGGQQHHHLGVHLLAPHCLPPPAPQQPL; the protein is encoded by the exons ATGGCGCCGTGGGCGCTCCTCAGCCCTGGGGTCCTGGTGCGGACCGGGCACACTGTGCTGACCTGGGGGATCACGCTGGTGCTCTTCCTGCACGATACCG ccccagcctcactCTCCTTCTCCGGCCTCTCCAGCGCTGCGGCAGTGggaagagcagggggagctgctCCTGCCCCTTACCTTCCTGCTCCTCGTGCTGGCCTCCCTGCTGCTCTACCTGGCCGTGTCGCTCATGGACCCGGGCTATGTGAatgtccagccccagccccag GAGGAGGTCAAGGAGGAGCAGACAGCCATGGTTCCTCAAGCCATCCCCCTTCGGCGCTGCAGATACTGCCTGGTGCTG CAGCCCCTGCGGGCCCGGCACTGCCGCGAGTGTCGGCGCTGCGTGCGCCGCTACGACCACCACTGCCCCTGGATGGAGAACTGCGTGGGGGAGCGCAACCACCCGCTCTTCGTGGCCTACCTGGCGCTGCAGCTGGTGGTGCTTCTGTGGGGCCTGTACCTGGCATG GTCTGGCCTCCATTTCTCCCAGCCTTGGGGGCTATGGCTGCGGTCCAGTGGGCTGCTCTTTGCCACCttcctgctgctctccctcttctctttggCGGCCAGCCTGCTCCTCGCCTCACACCTCTACCTGGTGGCCAGCAACACCACCACCTGGGAGTTCATCTCCTCGCACCGCATTGCCTACCTCCGCCAGCGCCCCAGCAACCCCTTTGA
- the ZDHHC12 gene encoding probable palmitoyltransferase ZDHHC12 isoform X3 — protein sequence MAPWALLSPGVLVRTGHTVLTWGITLVLFLHDTGLCSARDRLSTFSYIPLHIASSCSPPAPASLSFSGLSSAAAVGRAGGAAPAPYLPAPRAGLPAALPGRVAHGPGLCECPAPAPGGGQGGADSHGSSSHPPSALQILPGAAAPAGPALPRVSALRAPLRPPLPLDGELRGGAQPPALRGLPGAAAGGASVGPVPGMVWPPFLPALGAMAAVQWAALCHLPAALPLLFGGQPAPRLTPLPGGQQHHHLGVHLLAPHCLPPPAPQQPL from the exons ATGGCGCCGTGGGCGCTCCTCAGCCCTGGGGTCCTGGTGCGGACCGGGCACACTGTGCTGACCTGGGGGATCACGCTGGTGCTCTTCCTGCACGATACCG GCCTTTGCTCAGCCAGGGACAGACTCTCCACCTTCAGCTACATCCCGCTACACATAGCCTCCTCCTGTTcgcctccagccccagcctcactCTCCTTCTCCGGCCTCTCCAGCGCTGCGGCAGTGggaagagcagggggagctgctCCTGCCCCTTACCTTCCTGCTCCTCGTGCTGGCCTCCCTGCTGCTCTACCTGGCCGTGTCGCTCATGGACCCGGGCTATGTGAatgtccagccccagccccag GAGGAGGTCAAGGAGGAGCAGACAGCCATGGTTCCTCAAGCCATCCCCCTTCGGCGCTGCAGATACTGCCTGGTGCTG CAGCCCCTGCGGGCCCGGCACTGCCGCGAGTGTCGGCGCTGCGTGCGCCGCTACGACCACCACTGCCCCTGGATGGAGAACTGCGTGGGGGAGCGCAACCACCCGCTCTTCGTGGCCTACCTGGCGCTGCAGCTGGTGGTGCTTCTGTGGGGCCTGTACCTGGCATG GTCTGGCCTCCATTTCTCCCAGCCTTGGGGGCTATGGCTGCGGTCCAGTGGGCTGCTCTTTGCCACCttcctgctgctctccctcttctctttggCGGCCAGCCTGCTCCTCGCCTCACACCTCTACCTGGTGGCCAGCAACACCACCACCTGGGAGTTCATCTCCTCGCACCGCATTGCCTACCTCCGCCAGCGCCCCAGCAACCCCTTTGA
- the SET gene encoding protein SET isoform X2 gives MSAPAAKVSKKELNSNHDGADETSEKEQQEAIEHIDEVQNEIDRLNEQASEEILKVEQKYNKLRQPFFQKRSELIAKIPNFWVTTFVNHPQVSALLGEEDEEALHYLTRVEVTEFEDIKSGYRIDFYFDENPYFENKVLSKEFHLNESGDPSSKSTEIKWKSGKDLTKRSSQTQNKASRKRQHEEPESFFTWFTDHSDAGADELGEVIKDDIWPNPLQYYLVPDMDDEEGEGEEDDDDEEEEGLEDIDEEGDEDEGEEDEDDDEGEEGEVKENLGG, from the exons ATGTCGGCGCCGGCGGCCAAAGTCAGTAAAAAGGAGCTCAACTCCAACCACGACGGGGCCGACGAGACCTCAG aaaaagaacagcaagaagCAATTGAACATATTGATGaagtacaaaatgaaatagaCAG aCTTAATGAACAAGCCAGTGAGGAGATTTTGAAAGTagaacagaaatataacaaactCCGCCAACCATTTTTTCAGAAGAGGTCGGAATTGATCGCCAAAATCCCCAATTTTTGGGTAACAACATTTGTCAACCATCCACAAG TGTCTGCACTGCTTGGGGAGGAGGATGAAGAGGCGCTGCATTATTTGACAAGAGTTGAAGTGACAGAATTTGAAGATATTAAATCAGGTTACAGAATAGATTTT tattttgATGAAAACCCTTACTTCGAAAATAAAGTTCTCTCCAAAGAATTTCATCTGAATGAGAGTGGTGATCCATCTTCAAAGTCCACCGAAATCAAATGGAAATCTGGAAAG GATTTGACGAAACGTTCAAGTCAAACACAGAATAAAGCCAGCAGGAAGAGACAGCATGAGGAACCAGAGAGCTTCTTCACCTGGTTTACTGACCATTCTGATGCAGGTGCAGATGAGTTAGGAGAGGTCATCAAAGATGATATTTGGCCAAATCCGTTACAGTACTACTTG GTTCCCGATATGGATgatgaagaaggggaaggagaagaagatgatgatgatgaagaagaagaaggattgGAAGACATCGATGAAGAAGGAGATGAGGATGAAggtgaagaagatgaagatgatgatgagggggaggaaggagaggtaaAAGAAAATTTGG GAGGATGA